A genomic region of Anaerolineales bacterium contains the following coding sequences:
- a CDS encoding helix-hairpin-helix domain-containing protein, producing METLQKLRVVGRDMHLEADSESDQVCAPVVGGRQLPVIPISEVALPGGRKMKVVKSMLTTACERNCNYCPFRAGRSKMQRITIKPDEMAKVSYQAYRQRLVEGLFLSSGIIKGGVTTQDKLIDTAEILRNKLGFRGYLHLKIMPGADRDQVRRSMQLADRISVNLEGANAQHLATLAPMKKFADELLAPLKWAQDIRTNEAPGSTWNGRWASTVTQFVVGGADETDVELVSTSEYLYHELKLKRTYYSAFSPIIDTPLENHRPENPWREHRLYQASFLLRDYGFAMEELPFNQSGNLPLNKDPKTAWAEQTLLHKPIEVNTASREQLLLVPGIGPKSADAILRARRLHAITSLDDLKALGIVPKRSAPFVLLNGHQPSFQMRLLDMAEPTPQLRPRFPG from the coding sequence ATGGAAACGCTGCAGAAACTACGCGTCGTCGGGCGCGATATGCACCTGGAGGCCGACAGCGAAAGTGACCAGGTTTGTGCTCCCGTGGTGGGCGGGCGCCAACTGCCGGTGATCCCGATCAGCGAGGTGGCGCTGCCGGGTGGCCGCAAGATGAAGGTGGTCAAGAGCATGCTCACCACCGCCTGCGAGCGCAACTGCAACTACTGCCCTTTCCGCGCCGGCCGCAGCAAAATGCAGCGCATCACCATCAAGCCGGATGAGATGGCCAAGGTCTCGTACCAAGCCTATCGCCAGCGCTTGGTCGAGGGCCTCTTCCTCAGCTCTGGCATCATCAAAGGCGGTGTCACCACGCAGGACAAGCTCATCGACACCGCTGAGATTCTGCGCAACAAGCTCGGCTTCCGCGGCTACCTGCACCTCAAGATCATGCCCGGCGCCGACCGTGACCAGGTGCGCCGTTCGATGCAACTGGCCGACCGCATCTCCGTCAACCTGGAGGGTGCTAACGCCCAGCACCTGGCCACCCTGGCGCCGATGAAGAAGTTTGCCGACGAACTGCTCGCCCCGCTCAAATGGGCCCAAGACATCCGCACCAATGAGGCGCCTGGCAGCACCTGGAACGGGCGCTGGGCCAGCACAGTGACCCAGTTTGTCGTCGGCGGTGCCGATGAGACAGACGTGGAACTGGTCTCGACCTCAGAGTACCTCTATCATGAGCTCAAGCTCAAGCGCACCTATTACTCAGCCTTCTCACCCATCATTGACACGCCTCTGGAGAACCACCGCCCCGAGAATCCGTGGCGCGAGCATCGCCTGTACCAAGCCTCGTTCCTGCTGCGCGATTACGGCTTCGCCATGGAAGAGCTGCCCTTCAACCAAAGCGGCAATCTGCCACTCAACAAAGACCCTAAAACCGCGTGGGCGGAGCAAACCTTGCTGCACAAGCCCATCGAGGTCAATACCGCCAGCCGTGAGCAGCTCTTGCTGGTACCCGGCATCGGCCCCAAAAGCGCCGATGCCATCCTGCGTGCTCGCCGCCTGCACGCCATCACCAGCCTGGACGACTTGAAGGCGCTGGGCATCGTGCCCAAGCGCAGCGCACCCTTCGTGCTGCTCAACGGGCACCAGCCCAGCTTCCAAATGCGCCTGCTCGACATGGCCGAACCGACCCCGCAATTGCGCCCGCGCTTCCCCGGTTAG
- a CDS encoding amino acid ABC transporter substrate-binding protein, with protein MTKKLYPIMGLLLATAVLLAACGGGTAPAAPSDSSAAATEPPAAAPSEPVVVAPAGYGVTLEAVRARGSLICGVNSQVPGFGYVDADGNFSGIDVDYCRALAAAVLGDATAVEFRPVTAAERFTALQSGEIDVLSRNTTWSTLRDTELGGNFTHTTFYDGQGLMVRTDSGITDIAGLEGGTICVQTGTTTELNLADVFAAEGVSYTPAVFEDADGTFAAYAEGRCDAVTTDKSGLVSRRTVLADPEAHVILDVTMSKEPLGPMVRHGDDQWFDIAQWTVFAMISGEEFGITSANVDNQSGSANPEVLRLLGIEGELGAALGLDANWAYNIIKQVGNYEEVYNRSLGPDTPTYIPRGLNSLYTEGGLLYAPPFR; from the coding sequence ATGACCAAGAAGCTGTACCCGATTATGGGATTGCTGCTGGCAACGGCGGTACTGCTCGCCGCCTGTGGCGGTGGCACTGCCCCCGCGGCGCCCAGCGATTCCTCCGCCGCGGCCACTGAGCCCCCGGCGGCTGCCCCCAGCGAGCCGGTAGTGGTGGCCCCCGCTGGTTATGGCGTCACCCTGGAAGCCGTGCGTGCACGCGGTTCCCTCATCTGTGGTGTGAACTCGCAGGTGCCTGGCTTCGGCTATGTGGATGCTGACGGCAACTTCTCGGGCATTGACGTGGACTACTGCCGTGCCCTGGCGGCCGCCGTTCTCGGCGATGCCACCGCGGTTGAGTTCCGCCCCGTCACCGCTGCCGAGCGCTTCACTGCGCTGCAGTCCGGCGAGATCGATGTGCTGAGCCGCAACACCACCTGGAGCACCCTGCGTGACACCGAACTGGGTGGCAACTTCACCCACACCACCTTCTACGACGGCCAAGGCCTGATGGTGCGCACGGACAGTGGCATCACCGACATTGCCGGCTTGGAAGGCGGCACGATCTGCGTGCAGACCGGCACCACCACGGAGCTCAACCTGGCCGACGTGTTTGCGGCCGAAGGCGTGAGCTACACCCCGGCGGTCTTCGAAGACGCGGATGGCACCTTTGCTGCGTATGCCGAGGGCCGCTGTGACGCCGTCACCACCGACAAATCCGGCTTGGTGTCGCGCCGCACGGTGCTGGCCGACCCCGAAGCGCATGTGATCCTGGATGTCACCATGTCCAAAGAGCCCCTGGGCCCGATGGTACGCCACGGTGACGACCAGTGGTTTGACATTGCGCAGTGGACCGTGTTTGCGATGATCTCTGGTGAAGAGTTCGGCATCACCTCTGCCAACGTCGACAACCAGAGCGGCTCCGCCAACCCCGAAGTCCTGCGCTTGCTGGGCATCGAGGGCGAGCTGGGCGCCGCCTTGGGCTTGGACGCCAACTGGGCGTACAACATCATCAAGCAAGTCGGCAACTACGAAGAGGTCTACAACCGCAGCTTGGGTCCGGACACCCCGACCTACATCCCGCGCGGCTTGAACAGCCTCTACACCGAGGGCGGCCTGCTTTACGCCCCGCCCTTCCGCTAA
- a CDS encoding amino acid ABC transporter ATP-binding protein: protein MSANKTPIITAKDVNKWYGDFHALRDVNMEVKQGEVIVIFGPSGSGKSTFIRTINRLEEHQSGDIIVDGIELSHDVRNIEKIREETGMVFQQFNLFPHLTVLQNITLAPIWVRKWDKARAEEKAMELLTRVGIPEQANKYPGQLSGGQQQRVAIARALAMEPKIMLFDEPTSALDPEMIKEVLDAMIELAKTGMTMLVVTHEMGFARAVADRMFFFDKGEIVESGTPEQIFKQPKEDRTKLFLSQILHH, encoded by the coding sequence ATGAGCGCAAACAAGACCCCTATCATCACCGCCAAAGATGTTAACAAGTGGTACGGTGATTTTCACGCGTTGCGTGATGTGAACATGGAAGTGAAGCAAGGCGAGGTGATCGTGATCTTTGGGCCTTCGGGCTCCGGCAAGAGCACTTTCATTCGCACGATCAATCGCCTGGAAGAGCACCAGAGCGGCGACATCATTGTGGATGGCATTGAGCTGAGCCACGATGTGCGCAACATTGAGAAGATCCGCGAGGAGACCGGCATGGTCTTCCAGCAGTTCAATCTTTTTCCGCATCTGACCGTGCTGCAAAACATTACCCTGGCGCCGATCTGGGTGCGCAAGTGGGACAAGGCGCGCGCCGAAGAAAAGGCGATGGAGCTGCTGACCCGCGTCGGCATCCCGGAGCAGGCCAACAAGTACCCCGGCCAGCTCTCCGGCGGGCAGCAGCAGCGCGTGGCGATTGCGCGTGCGTTGGCGATGGAGCCCAAGATCATGCTGTTCGATGAGCCTACCAGCGCGCTGGACCCCGAGATGATCAAGGAAGTGCTGGACGCGATGATCGAGCTGGCCAAGACGGGCATGACCATGCTGGTGGTGACGCATGAGATGGGCTTTGCGCGCGCCGTGGCCGACCGCATGTTTTTCTTTGACAAGGGCGAGATTGTGGAGAGCGGCACGCCGGAGCAGATCTTCAAGCAGCCCAAGGAAGACCGCACGAAGTTGTTTTTGTCGCAGATCTTACATCACTAA
- a CDS encoding MBL fold metallo-hydrolase, which produces MQHERIAENVYFFQSELYAQVTAGVIAGPDMAVLIDTLALPEETKQIRRFIERELRVPVRYIINTHYHADHSWGNCFFPGAKIIAHSLCHEYLDTRGRAALDAEQKDNASLREVELVLPNVTFTEGQLNLQVGKKNLSIFPFPGHSADSIAVLVEEDRILFCGDTFMALPILADGDINDTTASLKKLPKMGLENLVPGHGEIVLRGEIDAAVRNNLDYLAKITKVVRGAARRRYPLDILETVHVEDCGKSRVLIAGMAEELHQRNLVALYRQLYGKLPEGSELVAD; this is translated from the coding sequence GTGCAACACGAACGCATTGCAGAAAATGTCTACTTTTTTCAAAGTGAGCTCTACGCCCAGGTCACCGCGGGCGTGATCGCCGGGCCGGATATGGCCGTGCTGATCGATACCCTCGCCCTGCCCGAAGAAACCAAGCAGATCCGCCGCTTCATCGAGCGCGAGCTACGCGTGCCGGTGCGCTACATCATCAACACCCACTACCACGCCGATCACAGTTGGGGCAATTGTTTCTTCCCCGGCGCCAAGATCATCGCTCACAGTTTGTGCCACGAATACCTCGACACGCGTGGCCGTGCTGCATTGGATGCCGAACAAAAAGACAACGCCAGCCTGCGCGAAGTAGAGCTGGTCTTGCCCAACGTGACCTTTACCGAAGGCCAGCTTAATTTACAAGTCGGCAAGAAGAATTTGAGCATCTTCCCCTTCCCCGGACATAGTGCCGATTCGATCGCCGTGCTGGTGGAGGAGGACCGCATCCTCTTCTGCGGCGATACCTTTATGGCACTACCGATCCTGGCGGATGGTGACATCAACGACACCACCGCTTCGCTCAAGAAGCTGCCCAAGATGGGCCTGGAGAACCTGGTGCCCGGCCACGGCGAGATCGTGCTGCGTGGCGAGATCGACGCAGCGGTGCGCAACAACCTCGATTACCTGGCCAAGATCACCAAGGTGGTGCGTGGCGCGGCGCGCCGCCGTTACCCGCTGGATATTTTAGAAACCGTGCATGTGGAAGATTGCGGCAAGAGCCGCGTGCTGATCGCCGGGATGGCCGAAGAGTTGCACCAGCGCAATCTGGTGGCGCTGTATCGCCAGTTGTATGGCAAGCTGCCGGAAGGCTCGGAACTCGTCGCCGATTAA
- a CDS encoding amino acid ABC transporter permease translates to MSTTTMKPPLSESRTPLGWLRRNLFNSIGNTLLTLAAAWLSYVLLRGLLTWIFTEADWEVIHTNLRLILLGQYPIAQVWRVWISVLLLAFLGGNSLSIWGKGKTSTRFTFLLVVCIAALAAVISDPNRLWLVATAALLTAGWWLGRGAGKAMRNVVGIGWVVWPPIFILLLRGLTGAEGALPQVGTNLWGGLMLTFMLTVVGIVFSFPIGVLLALGRQSELPIVRWFCVGFIEIVRGVPLITILFMAQLMLPLFLPSGVTIDRVLRAMVGITLFSAAYLAENVRGGLQAIPKGQYEAAYALGLNSALSMGLIILPQALRLIIPILVGQFIALFKDTALVAIVGLFDLVGIAKTVLAQPAFLGTHREVYAFISLLYWVFSYAMSYVSIRLEESLGVGKR, encoded by the coding sequence ATGAGCACCACAACGATGAAACCTCCACTGTCTGAAAGCCGCACGCCGCTGGGTTGGTTGCGCCGCAACCTGTTTAACTCCATCGGCAATACCTTGCTGACCCTGGCCGCTGCCTGGCTGAGCTATGTTCTACTGCGCGGCCTCTTGACCTGGATCTTTACTGAAGCCGATTGGGAAGTTATCCATACCAACCTGCGCCTGATCCTGTTGGGGCAATATCCCATTGCCCAGGTGTGGCGGGTCTGGATCTCGGTATTGCTGCTGGCCTTTCTGGGCGGCAATTCGCTCTCGATCTGGGGCAAAGGCAAAACCTCCACGCGCTTTACCTTCTTGCTGGTGGTATGTATCGCCGCCCTGGCGGCGGTGATCAGCGACCCCAATCGCCTCTGGCTGGTGGCCACAGCGGCCCTGCTCACCGCCGGCTGGTGGCTAGGCCGCGGGGCGGGCAAGGCGATGCGCAATGTGGTTGGCATCGGTTGGGTGGTGTGGCCGCCGATCTTCATCTTGCTGCTGCGCGGCCTCACCGGGGCCGAGGGCGCTCTGCCCCAGGTGGGCACCAACCTGTGGGGCGGCTTGATGCTGACCTTTATGCTCACAGTGGTGGGCATTGTGTTCTCGTTCCCTATTGGCGTTCTGCTAGCGCTGGGCCGCCAGTCAGAGCTGCCGATCGTACGCTGGTTTTGCGTAGGCTTCATCGAAATCGTGCGCGGTGTGCCGCTGATCACGATCTTGTTCATGGCGCAACTGATGCTGCCGCTGTTTTTGCCCAGCGGCGTAACCATCGACCGCGTGCTGCGGGCGATGGTGGGCATCACGCTGTTCAGCGCCGCCTACCTGGCCGAGAATGTGCGCGGTGGCTTGCAAGCCATCCCCAAGGGGCAGTATGAGGCCGCCTATGCGCTGGGGCTCAATAGCGCCCTCTCGATGGGGTTGATCATTCTGCCGCAGGCGCTGCGCCTGATCATCCCCATCCTGGTGGGCCAGTTCATTGCCCTGTTCAAAGATACGGCGCTGGTGGCGATCGTAGGCTTGTTTGACCTGGTGGGCATTGCCAAGACCGTGTTGGCGCAGCCGGCCTTCCTGGGTACGCATCGCGAAGTGTATGCCTTTATCTCGCTGCTGTACTGGGTATTTAGCTACGCTATGTCTTACGTCAGCATTCGTTTGGAAGAATCGCTGGGCGTAGGCAAACGATAA
- a CDS encoding SOS response-associated peptidase, producing MPGRFTLTASPDRIRDTFPWLSVPDQLTPRYNIAPTQPVAVVLNDGSHTVDFVNWGLVPSFSSGAKMTSLLINARSEGITRTPAFRGPFRYRRCIVLADGIFEWVKFPRKREKVPYWVHMKSRRPFALAGVWDSWLSMDGSEIKTCAAITCEPNTLVKQIHHRMGVILPAEHIATWLQPGESDAKALQALLQPYPADEMTYHQVAPIVSSANNDVPACIEALPFDPPREKILEQNFGEKRER from the coding sequence ATGCCAGGCAGATTTACGCTAACCGCCAGCCCCGACCGTATCCGGGACACCTTTCCCTGGCTGAGCGTGCCTGACCAGCTCACTCCGCGTTACAACATCGCCCCCACCCAACCGGTTGCCGTTGTGCTCAACGATGGCAGCCACACCGTGGATTTCGTGAATTGGGGCCTCGTGCCATCCTTCAGCAGCGGCGCCAAGATGACCTCGCTGCTCATCAACGCCCGCTCCGAGGGCATCACGCGCACGCCCGCCTTCCGCGGCCCATTCCGTTACCGCCGCTGTATCGTGCTGGCGGATGGCATCTTCGAATGGGTGAAATTTCCGCGCAAACGCGAGAAGGTGCCCTACTGGGTGCACATGAAATCGCGCCGCCCGTTTGCGCTGGCCGGCGTGTGGGATAGCTGGCTCTCGATGGATGGCTCTGAAATCAAGACCTGCGCCGCCATCACTTGCGAGCCGAATACGCTCGTAAAGCAGATTCACCACCGTATGGGCGTGATCCTGCCCGCCGAGCACATCGCCACTTGGTTGCAGCCCGGCGAAAGCGATGCCAAGGCGCTGCAGGCCTTGTTGCAGCCCTACCCAGCAGACGAGATGACCTATCACCAGGTTGCGCCCATCGTGAGCAGCGCCAATAACGATGTACCCGCCTGCATCGAAGCCCTGCCCTTCGACCCGCCAAGGGAGAAAATCCTGGAGCAGAATTTTGGAGAGAAGCGCGAACGTTGA
- a CDS encoding ABC transporter permease subunit (The N-terminal region of this protein, as described by TIGR01726, is a three transmembrane segment that identifies a subfamily of ABC transporter permease subunits, which specificities that include histidine, arginine, glutamine, glutamate, L-cystine (sic), the opines (in Agrobacterium) octopine and nopaline, etc.): protein MANTPNPSASPPFWRDERVLKILAQIAFAVAVLFFGSLLLQNMVTGLRQQGTTLGIGFLKNTAGFDLAETLNHYTRSSSYWQAFLAGLYNTLLVSIVGIVLSTILGIILGVARLSGNALVRGLATLYLELMRNLSLLVFLIFWYLGVFLKLPLVKEAIIWPGDIILTNRGIGLPWGLPTDTWPAYKLFLIGGLVLALGLTLLFRWQGKRTGKSPLAIVWAPLAFLLVAGVGWLVLPSAPLSLDLPAVQGLNLKGGRVFTPEFMALVSGLVLYTAAFIGEVVRAGIQAVSKGQSEAARALGLSSFQALRLVIFPQALQVIVPPLTSQYLNLAKNSSLAIAVGYPDLFYVSNTILNQSGRAVEMIALVMGTYLLLSLVTSIFMNWYNARVRLVER from the coding sequence ATGGCAAATACCCCCAACCCATCCGCCTCCCCGCCCTTCTGGCGTGATGAACGGGTTCTCAAGATCCTGGCGCAAATTGCCTTTGCCGTCGCGGTGCTGTTCTTTGGATCGCTGCTGCTGCAAAACATGGTGACGGGTTTGCGCCAGCAAGGCACCACGCTGGGCATTGGTTTTCTCAAGAACACGGCCGGTTTTGACCTGGCCGAAACGCTCAATCACTACACGCGTAGTTCAAGCTACTGGCAAGCCTTTCTGGCAGGCCTGTATAACACCCTGCTGGTATCGATTGTAGGGATCGTACTTTCAACCATTCTTGGCATTATTCTGGGCGTTGCACGTCTTTCGGGCAATGCGCTGGTGCGTGGCCTGGCCACCCTGTATTTAGAATTAATGCGCAACTTGTCGCTGCTGGTGTTCCTCATCTTCTGGTACCTGGGGGTGTTCCTAAAATTGCCCCTGGTGAAAGAAGCCATCATCTGGCCCGGCGACATCATCCTCACCAATCGCGGCATCGGCCTGCCCTGGGGCCTCCCTACGGATACCTGGCCGGCTTATAAGCTCTTCCTGATCGGCGGGCTGGTGCTGGCTCTCGGATTGACCTTGCTCTTCCGTTGGCAGGGGAAGCGCACTGGCAAATCGCCGCTGGCGATCGTGTGGGCGCCGCTGGCCTTCCTGCTGGTGGCCGGCGTGGGCTGGCTGGTGCTGCCCAGTGCCCCGCTCAGCCTCGACCTGCCGGCGGTGCAGGGCCTGAACCTCAAAGGTGGCCGCGTGTTCACGCCGGAGTTCATGGCGCTGGTATCCGGCCTCGTGCTGTACACCGCAGCGTTCATCGGCGAGGTGGTGCGGGCCGGCATCCAGGCCGTATCCAAGGGGCAGAGCGAGGCCGCCCGCGCGCTGGGCCTCTCCAGCTTTCAAGCTCTGCGCCTGGTGATCTTCCCGCAGGCTTTACAGGTCATCGTGCCCCCTCTCACCAGCCAATACCTCAACCTGGCCAAAAACTCCTCATTGGCCATCGCGGTTGGCTACCCTGACCTGTTTTACGTGTCCAACACGATCCTCAACCAGAGCGGACGTGCCGTAGAGATGATCGCCCTAGTAATGGGCACCTATCTACTGTTGAGCCTGGTGACTTCGATCTTTATGAACTGGTACAACGCACGTGTGCGGCTGGTGGAGCGTTAA
- a CDS encoding valine--tRNA ligase, with amino-acid sequence MQAKNTLPKTYDFKSTEERIYAWWEERGYFQPSNDPNKPGFDPDKKPFVISIPPPNVTGELHLGHALFVAMEDLMIRYQRMKGVPALWVPGTDHAGIATQLKVEESILRTEEMTREEMGREEFLKRTWAWKEKYGSKITQQIRRLGASCDWNRERFTLDEGLSVAVREAFVRLYDKGLIYRGQRLINWSPGLRTAVSDVEVEYSEEEGTLYYFNYRIKDSDEFIPVATTRPETILADTAVAVHPDDERYQKFIGATALVPMLDREIPVIADDYVDREFGTGALKITPGHDPNDYAIGQRHNLPMLSVLDEAANINATGGKYAGLERFAARKQLWADMEAAGLTIKTEKRTQRVPRSQRGGEIIEPMISTQWFVKIKPLAEEALKAVDDGRIQIVPEHFTKVYRNWMENIQDWCISRQLWWGHRIPVWYAPDGSMFCARTAEDAYAAARAKLGADVTLTQDEDVLDTWFSSGLWPFSTLGWPEQTPNLKYFYPTAVLETGYDIIFFWVARMIMMGLEFTGEVPFHTVYLHGLVRDEHGRKMSKTLGNVIDPLEVMNEYGTDALRFTLLVGSTPGQDINLSLEKVGANRNFANKLWNATRFVIGALENAPARQEAELDWTFADGWVWARMKQVIATCERLFENYQYGEAGRQVYEFFWSEFADWYIEIAKLQLQQGGDRAYKTADLLTRILDICLRLLHPFTPFVTEELWSHLRSAALAQGSIVPESAAFGSHDWPEALIVAQWPQPLADAGWEAGILAEFAIFQDVVRSIRNLRAEKGVKPGQKLTAAIDAGPYHGIFSGDQGAQHALAALSGLDAQTLVVAKDAERPADAVALVAGPVQIFLSLADAVDPVAERARLEKELAEARQQHGRVEALLASDFGKKAPPPVVDKEKARLEGFAQAIERLEEQLKALG; translated from the coding sequence ATGCAAGCAAAGAACACGCTACCCAAGACCTATGATTTCAAATCCACCGAAGAGCGCATTTATGCGTGGTGGGAAGAGCGCGGCTATTTTCAGCCCAGCAATGACCCCAACAAGCCCGGGTTTGATCCGGACAAGAAGCCGTTCGTCATCAGCATCCCACCGCCCAACGTAACCGGTGAGCTGCATCTGGGCCACGCGCTGTTTGTGGCCATGGAAGATTTGATGATCCGCTACCAGCGTATGAAGGGCGTGCCGGCGCTGTGGGTGCCGGGTACCGATCACGCCGGCATCGCCACGCAGCTCAAAGTCGAAGAATCGATCCTGCGCACTGAAGAAATGACGCGCGAAGAGATGGGGCGCGAGGAGTTCCTCAAGCGCACCTGGGCGTGGAAGGAAAAATACGGTAGCAAGATCACCCAGCAGATTCGCCGCCTGGGCGCCTCGTGCGACTGGAACCGCGAGCGCTTCACGCTGGACGAGGGCCTCTCGGTCGCCGTGCGCGAAGCCTTCGTGCGCCTCTACGATAAGGGCTTGATCTACCGCGGCCAGCGCCTCATCAACTGGTCGCCCGGGCTGCGCACTGCCGTGTCTGACGTGGAAGTGGAGTACAGCGAAGAAGAAGGTACGCTCTACTACTTCAACTACCGCATCAAAGACAGCGATGAGTTCATTCCGGTGGCCACCACGCGCCCGGAGACGATCCTGGCGGACACCGCCGTGGCGGTGCATCCAGACGATGAGCGCTACCAGAAGTTCATCGGCGCCACGGCGCTGGTGCCTATGCTGGATCGCGAGATCCCGGTGATTGCCGATGACTACGTGGACCGCGAGTTCGGCACCGGTGCACTCAAGATCACGCCGGGGCATGACCCCAATGACTATGCCATCGGTCAGCGCCATAACCTGCCCATGCTGTCTGTGCTTGACGAGGCCGCCAATATCAACGCCACCGGCGGCAAATACGCCGGTCTGGAACGCTTTGCGGCGCGCAAGCAGCTATGGGCGGATATGGAAGCCGCTGGCCTGACCATTAAGACAGAGAAGCGCACGCAACGCGTGCCGCGCTCGCAGCGCGGCGGCGAGATCATCGAGCCGATGATCTCGACCCAGTGGTTCGTGAAGATCAAGCCACTCGCCGAAGAAGCGCTCAAAGCGGTAGACGACGGCCGCATCCAGATCGTGCCCGAGCACTTCACCAAGGTGTATCGCAACTGGATGGAGAACATTCAGGATTGGTGCATTAGCCGCCAACTGTGGTGGGGGCACCGCATTCCGGTGTGGTACGCACCGGATGGCAGCATGTTCTGCGCCCGCACGGCAGAAGACGCTTACGCCGCTGCCCGCGCCAAGCTGGGCGCAGATGTAACCTTGACCCAGGACGAGGACGTGCTCGATACCTGGTTCTCGTCCGGCTTGTGGCCGTTCTCGACGTTGGGTTGGCCGGAACAGACGCCGAATTTGAAGTATTTCTATCCCACCGCCGTGCTGGAAACGGGTTACGACATCATCTTCTTCTGGGTGGCGCGCATGATCATGATGGGGCTGGAGTTCACCGGCGAAGTGCCCTTCCACACGGTATATCTGCACGGCCTGGTGCGCGATGAGCACGGCCGCAAGATGAGCAAGACGCTCGGCAATGTGATTGACCCGCTGGAAGTGATGAACGAATATGGCACGGATGCGCTGCGCTTTACGCTACTGGTGGGCAGCACGCCCGGGCAGGACATCAATCTGAGCTTGGAGAAGGTGGGCGCCAACCGCAACTTTGCCAATAAGCTGTGGAATGCCACGCGCTTCGTGATCGGTGCGCTGGAGAATGCGCCCGCCAGGCAGGAAGCTGAGCTGGACTGGACCTTTGCCGATGGCTGGGTGTGGGCACGCATGAAGCAAGTGATTGCCACTTGCGAGCGCTTGTTTGAAAACTACCAATACGGCGAAGCCGGCCGCCAGGTGTATGAATTCTTCTGGAGCGAATTTGCGGATTGGTACATCGAGATTGCCAAGCTGCAACTGCAGCAGGGCGGCGACCGCGCCTACAAGACCGCCGATCTGCTCACGCGCATCCTCGATATCTGCTTGCGCCTGCTGCATCCTTTCACGCCCTTCGTGACCGAGGAGCTGTGGAGCCATCTGCGCTCTGCCGCCCTGGCGCAGGGCAGCATTGTGCCCGAGAGCGCCGCCTTCGGCAGCCATGACTGGCCGGAGGCACTGATCGTGGCGCAGTGGCCGCAACCGCTGGCGGATGCGGGCTGGGAAGCCGGCATCCTCGCTGAATTCGCCATCTTCCAGGATGTGGTGCGTAGCATCCGCAACCTGCGCGCCGAGAAGGGCGTCAAACCCGGCCAGAAGCTGACCGCTGCCATTGACGCTGGCCCCTATCACGGGATCTTCAGTGGTGACCAGGGCGCCCAACATGCCTTGGCCGCCCTATCTGGCTTGGACGCGCAGACGCTGGTGGTGGCCAAGGACGCTGAGCGCCCGGCGGATGCCGTGGCGCTGGTGGCCGGCCCGGTGCAGATCTTCCTCTCGCTGGCGGATGCGGTAGACCCCGTGGCCGAGCGTGCCCGCTTGGAGAAAGAGCTGGCTGAGGCACGCCAGCAACACGGCCGCGTGGAAGCGCTGCTGGCTAGTGATTTTGGCAAGAAGGCTCCGCCGCCTGTGGTGGACAAAGAAAAGGCGCGGCTGGAAGGTTTTGCGCAGGCAATTGAGCGGCTGGAAGAGCAGCTCAAGGCGTTAGGCTAG
- the scpB gene encoding SMC-Scp complex subunit ScpB, protein MAAKKKTETASEETLPLEARIEALLFVAPGLVAVGQLAAALEVPAKQVEAALASIDARLAGSGIRLQRYRGELRLVSAPEAAALVERFLHLEATTRLSAAALECLAIVAYQQPITRPQIDSVRGVNSDSSLRSLLTHSLVEEAGRAEGPGRPILYATTPEFLQHFGLGKIEDLPALNLEQVAEQTELPQLPELKS, encoded by the coding sequence ATGGCCGCGAAAAAGAAGACTGAAACTGCAAGCGAAGAAACCCTGCCCCTCGAAGCGCGGATTGAAGCGCTCTTGTTCGTGGCTCCTGGCCTGGTGGCGGTGGGCCAACTGGCCGCTGCGCTGGAAGTGCCTGCCAAACAGGTGGAAGCCGCATTGGCCAGCATTGACGCGCGCCTGGCAGGCAGCGGCATCCGCCTGCAACGCTACCGCGGCGAGTTGCGCCTGGTGAGTGCGCCGGAAGCGGCCGCGTTGGTGGAGCGCTTCCTGCACCTCGAAGCCACCACGCGCCTGAGCGCTGCAGCCCTGGAGTGCCTGGCGATCGTGGCCTACCAGCAGCCGATCACCCGCCCGCAGATCGACAGTGTGCGCGGCGTGAACAGCGACAGTTCGTTGCGCTCGCTGCTAACGCACAGCCTGGTGGAAGAAGCCGGGCGCGCCGAAGGGCCAGGCCGGCCGATCCTTTACGCCACGACGCCGGAGTTCCTGCAGCATTTTGGATTGGGCAAAATTGAAGACCTGCCAGCGCTGAACCTGGAACAAGTGGCCGAGCAGACCGAATTGCCGCAATTGCCCGAGCTCAAATCTTAA